The following proteins come from a genomic window of bacterium:
- the ispH gene encoding 4-hydroxy-3-methylbut-2-enyl diphosphate reductase → MKIKIAYLSGFCMGVRRATDIVYALAKNLHKKNRRIVTYGPLIHNPRVLEELKSKGIGSISKPEDADSGTTVVIRAHGIPPDTREKLISAKALICDATCPDVLKVQSLVKKYANKGYTIIIIGDKGHAEVTGLLGFAGSKSFVVNKTGEINNIPDIAGDIAVVCQTTQSSGLFEAVSSEIKNRFPNAVIYNTICKSTEKRQEETRKLAKEADVMIVLGGRDSANTRRLYEICINEKKPAYYIENADELNVDEILKYRTVGITAGASTPNWMIKNLVRELKKANRKNRLKLLLNIENIIYFIVRTNILIAVSAGVLSYICTKFFKLHNPSILYPLTAGLYIFSMHTFNRLFDNTLGELKDYSRIGFMESHHEEFKALSIITMFAVLICSLILGFSAFIIAFIACIAGVSYGTKLFPKTWAVRRLKDIPMSKNIMVSLAWTSITVFLPLFGYKEVSPPPISPALIAFSFAYISILIFIRCLTYDLVEIHADRTIGKESLAVLKGKSFTKKTIVVMILISALMSVSASYFKVIPSYGYILPLISVYSLFYLYLYHKRHFSQEAVFDLVVESKFILAGLIVYLGSKFTG, encoded by the coding sequence ATGAAAATCAAAATAGCGTATTTATCCGGTTTCTGCATGGGGGTCAGGAGAGCTACCGACATAGTCTATGCTCTCGCAAAAAACCTTCATAAGAAAAACAGGAGGATTGTTACATACGGGCCCCTGATCCATAATCCCCGGGTCCTGGAAGAACTTAAATCGAAGGGCATCGGAAGCATCAGCAAACCCGAAGACGCGGATTCCGGGACAACCGTGGTCATCAGAGCGCACGGAATCCCTCCGGATACACGGGAAAAACTAATTTCGGCGAAAGCCCTTATATGCGATGCGACCTGTCCTGATGTGCTAAAGGTTCAAAGCCTGGTTAAAAAATATGCGAATAAAGGCTATACAATAATAATAATCGGCGACAAGGGACATGCCGAGGTTACGGGTTTACTGGGTTTTGCCGGGAGCAAAAGTTTTGTGGTGAATAAAACCGGGGAAATCAATAATATACCCGACATCGCGGGGGATATAGCCGTTGTCTGCCAGACCACCCAAAGCTCAGGTCTTTTTGAAGCCGTTTCTTCCGAAATCAAGAACCGTTTTCCTAATGCCGTAATATACAATACAATATGTAAATCCACCGAAAAAAGACAGGAAGAAACAAGAAAGCTGGCGAAGGAAGCGGATGTAATGATAGTTTTAGGAGGCAGGGACAGCGCAAATACCCGGCGCCTGTACGAAATATGCATCAATGAAAAAAAACCCGCTTACTACATAGAAAACGCCGATGAACTGAATGTTGATGAGATTTTGAAATACAGGACAGTTGGAATCACGGCAGGAGCTTCTACCCCCAATTGGATGATAAAAAACCTTGTCCGGGAATTAAAAAAAGCAAACCGGAAAAACCGGCTGAAGCTGTTATTAAACATTGAGAACATCATTTATTTTATAGTAAGGACCAATATCCTGATAGCTGTATCCGCCGGCGTTTTATCTTATATCTGCACCAAATTTTTCAAACTGCACAATCCCTCCATCCTTTATCCCCTGACCGCGGGATTGTATATATTTTCCATGCACACATTTAACCGCCTCTTCGACAATACACTTGGAGAACTGAAAGATTATTCGCGTATAGGTTTTATGGAATCCCACCACGAAGAATTCAAGGCCCTTTCAATAATCACCATGTTCGCAGTTCTCATCTGTTCGCTTATACTGGGTTTTTCAGCATTTATAATAGCATTCATTGCGTGTATAGCAGGCGTATCATACGGCACAAAATTATTTCCGAAAACATGGGCTGTGAGAAGGCTGAAAGATATCCCGATGTCGAAAAACATCATGGTCAGTCTTGCATGGACTTCAATCACTGTTTTCCTGCCGCTCTTCGGGTACAAGGAGGTATCGCCTCCTCCGATAAGCCCGGCGCTGATAGCCTTTAGTTTCGCTTACATATCAATTTTAATATTCATCAGATGTCTGACATATGACCTGGTAGAAATACATGCGGACAGGACGATAGGGAAAGAAAGCCTGGCCGTATTAAAAGGTAAATCCTTTACCAAAAAGACTATAGTGGTTATGATACTGATTTCAGCTTTGATGTCTGTATCCGCATCCTACTTTAAAGTAATACCTTCCTACGGTTACATATTGCCGCTGATATCCGTTTATTCCTTATTCTACCTGTACTTGTACCATAAACGCCATTTTTCCCAGGAAGCTGTCTTCGACCTTGTAGTCGAGTCCAAATTCATACTCGCCGGATTAATAGTATATCTCGGCTCAAAATTCACAGGTTGA
- the trxB gene encoding thioredoxin-disulfide reductase, translating into MIKTYDISIIGAGPAGLSAGIYSSRAGLKTAIFEKGAPGGQISWTSSVENYPGFPQGVLGPDLSEKFRAQAAKFGCEFINNEILSIQKAPDASFLIKGLSVQCISKTVIIAAGSVPNKLGIPGESEFLGKGVSTCGTCDGPLFRGKNVFAIGGGDTAVDESLFISKFASAVTIIHRRDKLRASAYLEEKAKNNGKISFLWNTIPLEIKGGSRVEGITVKNKVTGTITEHKTDGVFVFIGQKPNSRFVRDMVKTDDEGYIAVNLQMETSVPGMFACGDIREKSYKQVAISTGDGATAALSAQKYIEKK; encoded by the coding sequence ATGATAAAAACATATGATATCTCAATAATAGGAGCGGGACCCGCGGGTTTATCCGCAGGCATATACTCTTCCCGGGCGGGACTCAAAACAGCCATATTCGAAAAAGGCGCTCCCGGAGGACAAATAAGCTGGACATCCAGTGTTGAAAATTATCCCGGATTTCCGCAAGGCGTATTAGGTCCCGACCTTTCAGAAAAATTCCGGGCTCAAGCCGCTAAATTCGGCTGCGAATTCATCAACAATGAGATCTTATCAATACAAAAGGCTCCGGACGCGTCATTCCTGATTAAAGGCTTGTCCGTTCAGTGTATTTCGAAAACAGTTATTATTGCGGCCGGGTCAGTTCCCAATAAGCTCGGCATACCCGGAGAAAGCGAATTTTTAGGCAAAGGTGTATCAACATGCGGAACGTGCGACGGGCCGTTATTCAGGGGAAAAAACGTTTTTGCAATCGGCGGGGGAGATACAGCCGTAGATGAAAGCCTTTTTATCTCGAAATTCGCGTCTGCCGTGACAATCATCCACAGGAGAGACAAGCTCAGGGCTTCGGCCTATCTGGAAGAAAAGGCAAAAAACAACGGCAAAATATCTTTTTTGTGGAATACAATCCCTCTGGAAATCAAGGGCGGCAGCCGGGTTGAAGGAATAACCGTAAAAAACAAGGTCACCGGAACAATAACCGAACACAAGACAGACGGCGTTTTCGTCTTTATAGGGCAAAAACCTAATTCGCGTTTTGTCAGGGACATGGTAAAAACAGACGATGAAGGTTACATAGCCGTCAATTTGCAAATGGAAACTTCCGTTCCGGGAATGTTCGCCTGCGGCGACATAAGGGAAAAATCATATAAACAAGTTGCAATTTCAACAGGAGACGGGGCGACCGCGGCTCTCAGCGCTCAAAAATATATTGAAAAAAAATAA
- a CDS encoding DUF2065 family protein, which yields MEFLLKVILGAFGLLIIITRAAGVISPSIARKMVLAMKDFSDSTARLLGSFFAATGFFCIIVAALYAIGKLPALYVMALILGALMIFFGFVLVYLLVYKHIIEKYFAGDKPVINDRYMQVLCAVQLIIGVVIVWIVLISN from the coding sequence ATGGAATTTCTGCTGAAGGTTATTCTCGGAGCGTTCGGGTTGCTGATAATAATTACGAGGGCGGCAGGCGTAATAAGCCCGTCCATCGCCAGGAAAATGGTCCTGGCAATGAAAGATTTCAGTGACAGCACAGCCAGGCTTTTGGGCTCTTTTTTCGCCGCAACGGGATTCTTCTGCATTATTGTCGCGGCCCTTTACGCGATAGGAAAACTCCCCGCTCTATATGTAATGGCATTGATACTGGGCGCTTTGATGATATTCTTCGGTTTTGTTCTTGTTTATCTCCTGGTTTACAAACATATCATCGAAAAATATTTTGCCGGCGACAAACCTGTGATTAACGACCGTTATATGCAGGTTCTCTGCGCTGTGCAGCTGATAATAGGGGTAGTGATAGTCTGGATCGTCCTTATTTCGAATTAA
- a CDS encoding sensor histidine kinase, producing the protein MIRHRKRYLVFIIMLMMLVITVSMAYFAFQSSQAQTLNLYTQQLLLLSNQIANSICQFVENGITGMNLLSNVIDVKDDENLKGYFSDIFVNYGGFTAVVFCTPDAVVKYSYPENFFEKGSVIKCDSGAVIRDIFDASQKTRKSMLTNAVSIKPGCFAPFIVAPVFKTNKKLTVLEGFIIGIISTRKIENEYMLKLQPGYLEYVWLADGNGIQIAGKHEINNGSNISCRFGDSRKECVSTAISNMREGMPGVIEYISQEMRERHPTKKITAYNPLAIGGLNWTVGVCTNQRQFIEILQKNFMQTLIFIAITILVITAGLSGIFYIEKQRIEAVENAKIIKTLEKKVEERTSELQKANEELIKMNEVKNNFLSMVSHELRTPLTTIQGYISFVLSGKAGEVSQLQNKSLTIAEHQVTRLDEMISELLDVARIESGSIDLEYELVNVKELIDSCIQWLTPISDKKKISLENKMENNEHSFAQIDRKKMSRVFINLISNSIKFTPERGTIEISKKDTKESFIFCVSDNGIGIPRDQIDRIFDKFYQVDSSVTRKYKGSGLGLVIVKEIIELHGGKIWIESEEGKGSKFFFTIPKPVV; encoded by the coding sequence ATGATACGTCACAGGAAAAGATACCTTGTTTTTATAATAATGCTGATGATGCTTGTCATCACGGTTTCAATGGCTTATTTCGCATTCCAGTCTTCTCAGGCCCAAACCCTTAATTTATATACCCAGCAGCTCCTGCTCCTGTCCAACCAGATAGCAAACAGTATATGCCAATTCGTGGAAAACGGCATCACTGGCATGAACCTGCTTTCCAACGTCATCGATGTCAAAGACGATGAGAATTTAAAAGGATATTTTTCCGACATCTTTGTCAACTACGGCGGATTCACCGCCGTTGTTTTCTGCACCCCGGACGCTGTGGTAAAATATTCCTACCCTGAAAATTTTTTCGAAAAAGGGTCAGTCATAAAATGTGATTCCGGCGCCGTTATACGCGATATTTTCGACGCCTCGCAGAAAACCCGTAAATCCATGTTAACCAATGCCGTTTCGATAAAACCGGGGTGTTTCGCGCCTTTTATTGTCGCTCCCGTATTTAAAACAAATAAAAAACTTACTGTCCTGGAGGGTTTCATTATAGGCATAATCTCTACCCGGAAGATTGAAAATGAATACATGTTAAAACTCCAGCCCGGTTATCTGGAATATGTCTGGCTTGCGGACGGCAACGGCATTCAGATAGCGGGAAAACACGAGATAAACAACGGAAGCAATATTTCCTGCAGGTTCGGCGACAGCAGAAAAGAATGTGTTTCAACCGCCATTTCAAACATGCGGGAGGGAATGCCCGGTGTCATTGAATATATTTCACAGGAAATGAGGGAAAGGCATCCGACAAAAAAAATAACGGCTTACAACCCCCTGGCCATAGGGGGGCTCAACTGGACAGTAGGCGTATGCACCAATCAAAGACAATTTATAGAAATCCTTCAGAAAAACTTCATGCAGACACTTATCTTCATAGCGATAACCATCCTTGTCATTACCGCGGGGCTAAGCGGCATATTCTATATTGAAAAACAAAGGATAGAAGCGGTGGAAAACGCAAAGATAATAAAAACCCTGGAAAAGAAAGTCGAGGAAAGAACATCCGAACTTCAAAAAGCAAATGAAGAACTGATAAAAATGAACGAAGTGAAAAATAACTTTCTGTCCATGGTTTCACACGAGTTAAGGACTCCGCTTACAACTATCCAGGGTTATATAAGTTTTGTGCTCAGCGGAAAAGCGGGCGAAGTTTCGCAGCTGCAGAACAAAAGCCTTACGATAGCCGAACACCAGGTGACAAGGCTCGATGAGATGATATCCGAACTGCTCGATGTGGCAAGGATAGAATCAGGCAGTATAGACCTTGAATACGAGCTTGTAAACGTAAAGGAACTTATTGATTCATGCATACAATGGTTAACCCCCATATCCGACAAGAAAAAGATATCCCTTGAGAATAAAATGGAAAATAACGAGCATTCCTTTGCACAGATAGACAGGAAAAAAATGAGCCGCGTCTTCATAAACCTTATTTCAAACTCAATTAAATTCACCCCCGAAAGAGGAACGATAGAAATATCGAAAAAAGACACGAAAGAATCATTTATATTCTGCGTATCGGATAACGGGATCGGCATTCCCCGGGACCAGATAGACAGAATTTTTGACAAGTTCTACCAGGTTGACAGCAGTGTAACCCGAAAATATAAAGGCAGCGGCCTGGGGCTTGTGATTGTAAAAGAGATAATAGAGCTTCACGGCGGAAAAATCTGGATAGAGAGCGAAGAGGGGAAAGGCTCTAAATTTTTCTTCACCATTCCCAAACCCGTAGTTTAA
- a CDS encoding sugar ABC transporter substrate-binding protein, with protein sequence MKNNARAEYALSFVLIAAIAICSGCSNIDTKDKINITYHTIESLPEQLSALQTLTDNFERENPGINVEIETAPSGTLSVFQKLKVRIAGQHPPDVFYMVTDRIDEYISRGAVMDITESAERDFPGLKRDYYPEVIESCYKNGKMYCFPFHFSTDLLFYNKDLFDAAGVSYPEPAWNWQDVLESALKLTQTGQNGVKTYGFLQPRPLFLMRSFGSELFTGKPLRCTIDDTRSKAALRFLIDLHSKYGVSPNNAVLNPSERSQSEMEMFKNGKAAMFIGRTYMLVDFAGIKRFKWDICSVPRGTKRYSRLAVGGNCISPDTKYPEASWKFIKYFSSREGTMVMTGKRNCVPALKSAAESEFFLHPPPENMRFSILQLSFSEAETYPVENWREFLEKEFSPAIDRIILGKTSIDNGLSELQEKGQKYISK encoded by the coding sequence ATGAAAAATAACGCCCGGGCCGAATACGCGCTTTCCTTTGTCTTAATCGCGGCGATAGCCATATGCTCCGGCTGTTCAAACATAGACACGAAGGATAAAATTAATATTACATACCATACAATAGAATCATTACCCGAGCAGCTCAGCGCTTTACAGACGCTGACCGATAATTTCGAAAGGGAAAACCCCGGAATAAACGTCGAAATTGAGACAGCGCCTTCCGGAACTTTATCCGTATTCCAGAAACTCAAGGTAAGAATAGCCGGACAGCATCCGCCCGATGTATTTTATATGGTCACGGACCGCATTGATGAATATATATCCAGGGGAGCCGTTATGGATATAACCGAATCCGCTGAAAGAGATTTTCCCGGTTTAAAGCGGGATTATTACCCCGAAGTTATCGAAAGCTGTTATAAAAACGGGAAAATGTATTGTTTCCCTTTTCACTTCAGCACAGACCTTCTTTTTTATAATAAAGATTTATTTGATGCGGCCGGAGTCAGCTATCCCGAGCCCGCCTGGAACTGGCAGGATGTATTGGAATCGGCGCTAAAACTTACGCAAACCGGACAAAACGGGGTAAAGACTTACGGGTTTCTGCAGCCGCGCCCCCTGTTTTTAATGAGATCTTTCGGTTCCGAATTATTTACAGGCAAACCCTTAAGATGCACAATTGACGATACGCGGTCGAAAGCCGCGCTGCGGTTCCTCATAGACCTGCACTCAAAATACGGGGTTTCTCCGAATAACGCGGTTTTAAATCCCTCTGAAAGAAGCCAGTCCGAAATGGAAATGTTTAAAAACGGGAAAGCGGCGATGTTCATAGGCAGAACTTACATGCTGGTGGATTTTGCGGGTATAAAAAGATTCAAGTGGGATATATGCTCTGTCCCGCGCGGGACAAAAAGGTATTCACGCCTGGCGGTCGGGGGAAACTGCATATCCCCGGATACAAAATACCCCGAAGCCTCATGGAAGTTCATAAAGTATTTTTCCTCGCGCGAAGGAACTATGGTCATGACCGGCAAGCGGAATTGCGTGCCTGCGTTAAAATCAGCCGCGGAATCAGAGTTTTTCCTTCACCCGCCGCCTGAAAATATGAGATTTTCAATTCTGCAGCTGTCTTTTTCGGAAGCGGAAACTTATCCTGTTGAGAACTGGAGAGAGTTTCTGGAAAAGGAATTCTCTCCGGCAATCGACAGGATTATACTGGGGAAAACATCGATAGACAATGGATTATCCGAATTGCAGGAAAAAGGCCAAAAATACATAAGCAAATAA
- a CDS encoding exosortase system-associated protein, TIGR04073 family — protein sequence MKKFLVLMFTITFIFNIFVSCAVAEERSVPGKMAHKFGRGLCNVALGWCEIPKNIMNSCEEINPYAGWFIGLVKGIGMTVARTLAGVWDIVTFPIPAPSDYEPVMEPEFVFESLSYIE from the coding sequence ATGAAAAAATTTCTGGTTTTGATGTTTACGATTACTTTTATTTTTAATATTTTTGTTTCCTGCGCTGTCGCCGAAGAAAGATCTGTGCCCGGTAAAATGGCGCACAAGTTCGGCAGGGGATTGTGCAACGTAGCCCTTGGATGGTGCGAAATACCGAAAAACATAATGAATTCATGCGAAGAAATCAACCCATACGCCGGCTGGTTTATAGGGCTTGTCAAAGGAATAGGCATGACTGTCGCCAGGACTCTTGCGGGAGTCTGGGATATCGTGACATTCCCCATACCGGCTCCATCGGATTATGAGCCTGTAATGGAACCCGAATTTGTATTCGAAAGTCTTTCATATATAGAATAA
- a CDS encoding exosortase system-associated protein, TIGR04073 family, translated as MKRVAIVVLVTTLFLGMCVPAFADASTNNAGRKFCRGIANIATGWVEIIRTPYEEAMATNPVRGLTIGLFKGIIMAVARTGSGAFDLVTFPFPFPNDYDSLVKPEFVF; from the coding sequence ATGAAAAGAGTAGCAATTGTAGTTTTGGTAACGACACTCTTTCTGGGCATGTGCGTTCCCGCATTTGCTGATGCAAGCACCAACAATGCCGGAAGAAAATTCTGCAGAGGCATTGCCAATATTGCGACAGGATGGGTTGAAATCATTAGAACGCCTTACGAAGAAGCTATGGCTACAAATCCTGTCCGGGGTTTGACTATCGGGCTCTTCAAAGGAATTATTATGGCGGTAGCCAGAACAGGCTCGGGGGCATTTGACCTTGTAACATTTCCGTTCCCGTTTCCGAATGATTATGACTCTCTTGTAAAACCCGAATTCGTATTTTAA
- a CDS encoding exosortase system-associated protein, TIGR04073 family, with protein MIRFSRAAICVLIITAILSSSTLASAELFQDITHKLFRGIANILTGWIEIPKNMYNDSVEVSPWYGWFTGLLKGIGFTVVRTGAGVWDTVTFLFPIPSDYEPVWEPEFVF; from the coding sequence ATGATTAGATTTTCCAGAGCAGCTATTTGTGTCTTAATCATAACTGCTATCCTTAGTTCATCTACACTTGCTTCAGCTGAGCTTTTCCAGGATATTACCCACAAGCTCTTCAGGGGGATTGCCAATATACTGACAGGGTGGATAGAAATTCCTAAAAATATGTATAATGACTCTGTTGAAGTAAGCCCGTGGTACGGCTGGTTTACCGGATTACTGAAGGGGATAGGCTTCACCGTTGTCAGAACAGGCGCAGGGGTCTGGGATACAGTAACATTCCTTTTTCCCATACCTTCCGATTACGAACCTGTATGGGAACCTGAATTTGTATTTTAG
- a CDS encoding ATP-binding protein, which produces MTQKPKFIDKFIQNLDKIDKLDVEKYFINLSREKGFLESVFNNLNEGIVVISSKGAIAFLNSKAKSILGIFSEEYKGRRLQDVIKDASFLSSIPLNVKTSYSIIDKEITVDHPRKSLININVIPFDDNNLSGMVVVLKDITARKRMEEDTKQSKLMETFSNLAAGIAHEIGNPLNSLNIHLQLIDRETKKSKTGKKVNEHISICRNEIKRLDEIINRFLLALRSSEKPMERKSVNKIISSIVKLMQPEFNSKKIGLTISLNKNLPDTLLNEGEIKQLIVNILKNAVQSINHAGGEIGISTLQEPYYILINIKDNGAGISDSIKQKIFEPFFSTKESGSGLGLLIASRIVSEHKGTLEVESGKKNGTLIKIRLPIKTDELKLLPQGDK; this is translated from the coding sequence ATGACCCAAAAACCTAAATTTATTGATAAGTTTATCCAGAACCTCGACAAAATCGATAAGCTGGATGTAGAAAAGTATTTTATCAATCTTTCCCGGGAAAAAGGATTCCTTGAATCCGTATTCAACAACCTCAATGAAGGTATTGTTGTAATATCCAGCAAGGGCGCCATAGCGTTTCTTAATTCAAAAGCCAAATCAATATTAGGCATCTTTTCCGAAGAATATAAGGGAAGGCGCCTGCAGGATGTGATAAAAGACGCGTCCTTTCTGTCTTCCATACCGTTAAATGTGAAGACCTCATACAGTATTATCGATAAGGAAATAACCGTTGACCATCCCAGAAAATCACTGATTAATATTAATGTAATACCGTTTGACGATAATAATTTATCCGGCATGGTAGTTGTTTTGAAAGATATAACCGCCAGGAAAAGGATGGAAGAGGATACAAAACAATCTAAATTGATGGAAACTTTTTCCAATCTCGCGGCTGGAATAGCGCATGAGATAGGCAACCCCCTCAATTCACTCAATATTCATCTGCAACTGATAGACCGCGAAACCAAAAAATCAAAAACGGGAAAAAAGGTCAATGAACACATTTCCATCTGCAGAAATGAAATAAAACGTCTCGATGAAATAATTAACAGGTTTTTGCTGGCTCTGAGGTCTTCCGAAAAACCGATGGAAAGAAAAAGCGTAAACAAGATTATATCTTCCATAGTAAAACTGATGCAGCCGGAATTTAATTCCAAAAAAATCGGCCTCACTATTTCCCTGAACAAGAATCTGCCCGATACTCTTCTGAATGAAGGGGAAATAAAACAATTAATAGTAAATATACTGAAAAACGCCGTCCAGTCAATTAATCATGCCGGGGGGGAAATCGGTATTTCCACCCTTCAGGAACCGTATTATATACTTATTAATATTAAGGATAACGGCGCGGGCATTTCAGACAGCATCAAACAAAAAATATTTGAGCCTTTTTTCTCCACAAAAGAATCCGGCTCGGGGCTCGGGCTTCTGATCGCGTCAAGAATAGTGTCGGAACATAAAGGCACTCTGGAAGTGGAAAGCGGCAAAAAAAACGGCACCTTGATTAAAATAAGGCTTCCCATAAAGACTGATGAATTAAAATTACTTCCGCAGGGAGACAAATGA
- a CDS encoding methylated-DNA--[protein]-cysteine S-methyltransferase, with protein METDYGRFIVCHDGKTIFGITFPSGKPPAKKLKVSAFSKRLEKSLNSYFRRGEPLPDYNIHIYGTDFGQKVINAVRSVPFGKTLTYSAIAVRIGHPESQRAVGSVCSKNPVPIIVPCHRIIPETGGIGNYSSGRKWKKILLGVEKHKHCNIKKY; from the coding sequence TTGGAAACAGACTATGGAAGATTTATTGTCTGCCATGACGGAAAAACAATATTCGGCATTACTTTTCCGTCAGGCAAGCCCCCTGCAAAAAAATTAAAGGTCTCTGCTTTTTCTAAAAGGCTTGAAAAATCGCTCAACAGTTACTTCAGGAGGGGAGAACCGCTTCCCGATTACAACATACATATTTACGGCACGGACTTCGGGCAGAAAGTAATAAATGCCGTAAGAAGCGTTCCTTTCGGTAAAACCCTGACTTATTCTGCGATAGCTGTCCGGATCGGACACCCTGAGAGCCAGAGAGCTGTCGGTTCCGTCTGCAGTAAAAATCCTGTTCCGATAATAGTTCCGTGCCACAGAATAATTCCCGAAACAGGCGGAATCGGAAATTACTCATCCGGCAGGAAATGGAAAAAGATACTGCTCGGCGTTGAAAAACACAAACATTGCAATATAAAAAAATATTGA
- a CDS encoding NifU family protein — MEEKIKDVLNNEVRPYLQSHGGDAEFVSVDAEGNVSVRLKGACAGCSGALMTLKNLVEQALKEKIPGVKSVKSV; from the coding sequence ATGGAAGAAAAGATCAAAGATGTTTTGAATAACGAAGTCAGGCCTTATCTGCAATCCCACGGCGGCGATGCTGAATTTGTTTCTGTTGACGCGGAAGGAAACGTAAGCGTCCGGTTAAAAGGGGCCTGCGCGGGATGTTCCGGAGCTTTAATGACATTAAAAAACCTTGTTGAACAGGCTCTGAAAGAAAAAATACCCGGGGTTAAATCTGTAAAATCAGTTTAA